The window TCATGCATTATACCATTAGCAAGTGAAAACATGAAAAAACAATCAGTAAAAAGGAAAAGCTTATTTCATATCTTGGAGTCTGGGGTCGAACCAGTGTGCCAAGAACGTACACTAAAGATAAGAAAGAGTGTAAGATGCTATACAATTTATAAGGGCTTGAAGCTTCGGAATCGATGTGCGGAAGTTGGTTTCAAATCACCTTATGCTGCATCAGTCAAGAGCTGTGGTAGTGAGCGATAAGGAAAAGGTCCGCCGAGACGGATCAGGTATGGATGAGAAAGGCGAATGTAAGTGAACCACTGTGATAAAATGTCGAGAACCTCTTGAAGTCGTCAAAACTGTCGAAAATGGTCCTTTGCCAGGATAAGGGGTGTCTTGGGTCTTGGTGTCATACCTTGATTTGTGATTATAATAAAAAAAAATCAATTATTTTAATATGGCCTGGTAAAGTAGGGTAGGCATCGCCTACCATGTATTTGGATTTATGCGGGTAATTTGTGCGGATGTGGAATGGATGAAACGGATAAAGACGATTTTTACAATGAATGGATTGTTTTATGGGGGGCTATGCTTGCCTTTCATCATAATGATGAATTTGATTTGGCAGGCGATGCCCTGCCTTACATAAAAATTACTCGGATAGGAAATATACAAATAAGCCAATTTATCGAAGATTTCTGATATTCGGTAGAACACTTTTAGATATGCGAGAATTAAACAGGTTGATAGAGGGGGTGCGAGGTCGCATCTTAAATGTAAAATTATCGCCGAGTAGGTTGGATTAATCGAAGACAAACTGAATCTAAGCCCAGAAGTGGATGGTGATGCTTATTTTATTCTTTTTTCCCAGTAGTTCGGTTTCCGATTTAACTGCATAATAGCAATTATTATAATCTCTTTTTCTGCTATTTGGTAAATAACACCGTAGGGGAATCGATTCGTAAGGCATTTTCTTGTATTCTTTGATGACTTAGACCAGGCTTCAGAGAAATGGACAATTCGCTGGATGGTTGAATATATTTCTCCAGCAAACTCAAAACCAAGTCCTTCCTGGCATTCGTCATAATAATTTATCGCCTCAAATAATTCCCTTCTCGCATCAGGATGAAAAGAATATTTCATTTATTAAATCTTTTGTGAATCTCTTTAAAAACCTCTTTACCTGAAATTGTTTTTATCTTTCCTGTCTTTATATCTTTTACCCTTTTTTCTGCTTCTTTTGCCCACAACTCATCTATCTCCTTCTGTGAAGGGTGTAAACTATTTAGTATCTTTTCAATTAATTTTGTCTTGATATCTACTGGTAAGGATTCAACCAGTGAAAAAAGTTCGTTTGTTTTTGTTGCCATGACGTACTCCTTCTTATCATTTTAGCGTAAAATGTATTTATATTATGCTATAATACTTTCTCAGGATATTGGAGTTAATATTGTTTGTCAAGCCAAAATAATACCCATGCAGTTAATAATATCATTTGTTTGACATCAAATCAGATGTGTTGTTGGAGGTCGCGAGTGTCTTGGTGTCAGACTTTGGACTGAAACGATGGTAAATGAGGTGGTTGATTTTCTCTTCAAGAAGCTTGATATGATGGTCTCTCGCTTTGAGTTTGCAACGCAGCTCATTGTTCTTTGCAAGAACATTTTCAATGCTGAAATCTGTAATTTTAACCACTGCTTCCATGAACTGTATCCTACTACATTATAAATCTACTCTGTTAGATAGTGACAATTATATTACTGTTTTGGTAAGGTTCATTTACCGGAACCCCTTACGTGCTGGAATGTTTGACAGATTAGATGATTATGAATGGAGTAGCCACAATGGATATCTCTCAAAATCACCAAAATGGAATTGGTTATACAAGGAGGCTTTTTCTCTTACTGACTGATGTTGAAATGTATTTAATGATGCGTGTGTTACTGTTTTTTTTGAGTATGGTAGGATAAAAACTGTTAAGGTATAACTCAGGCTCTTTCGGAAAAGTTGATTCTTATTGATCTTCTTTGTTTGTTATAGACTCGTAACAAAAAATGTTATTAATCTATAACAAAATCTTATTTCTGAGAACAGCAAAATACTTTATCTTACAGAAATTTAAGATCTTAAGAAGATACTATCTAAAAAAACAATACGGTATTAAATTTGCGGTCTGTATAAAATTACGATAAAGGCAAACCTGGAGTAATCTAGGAGCGCAAAGTAAAGGGTATTTAAACCAACTGTAATAGGGTTTAAAAGATAGCCTTACTGCCGAAGATGTATACTCGAAAGGATATCTTTTCAGTAAGGCTTTTTTTGTTTGAATAAGGTAATATCTCGAAATAGTTTTATGCTGTTTCTGATCTCCCTCGCGCGTTTCTCTTGTCCTGTCAGCGAGAACGATAGGTAGGTGAGGAACGTTTTATGGTTTGTTAGATCGGTAATTTATCATTAAGCATTACCAGTTTGTTATTTTCTCACTACTTCAAAATAGAAAGGTGGAGATGACAAGACGATCTGTAGCATTTCCTGAAGGAAAGATGGTTGAGTGTAGTTACGATCTGCAAAAAGAACGTGAGGCTGCAAAGAAATCTCTGAAGAGAGATTTTGGTTTTAACCGTATTGTGGGAGAGAGTAAGGTCATCCGGAAACTCCTTGATGACATTAAAAGAATATCTTCCTGTGACGTCAATGTCTTGATTACGGGTGAAAGTGGTACGGGGAAAGAGCTCTTTGCAAGGGCCGTTCATTACATAAGCTCAAGAACCGGAAAACCATTTATACCCGTCAACTGTGGCGCTATACCCGAAAACCTCTTTGAAAATGAACTTTTCGGCCATGTAAAGGGAGCCTTTACGGACGCCAGTTTTAAGCAAACAGGCCTGGTAAAAGAGGCTGAGGGCGGTACCCTGTTCCTCGACGAGATAGGGACTATCAACCCTTATATCCAGATAAAGCTTCTCCGTCTGTTACAGGAGAGTGAGTATAAGCCTCTTGGTCATTCAATGCATCTCAAAGCAGATATCAGAGTAATCACGGCCACAAACATGGATCTTGCAAAACTGGTTGAAAAACATGAATTCAGAGAAGACCTCTTCTATCGATTAAAAGTAGTCCCCTTTCATATACCACCGTTAAGAGAGAGACAGGATGATATCCCCATCCTTATCAAACACTTTGTTGAGAAATATTCGAGAGAATACGATAAACCAATTAAAGAGATATCAAAAGAGGCAATGAAAAGCTTACTCTTATATCCCTGGCCGGGAAACATCCGGGAATTAGAGAATAAGATACAGCAGTTGGTTGTGATGGCATCCTCTTCTGTAATACGTGACAGAGACATTCAACTTCCCTCAAGTGAATCAAAATCTTTAGAAGCTGATCTTGAACTCTTTAAAGTGGCCAAGCAAAAGGCCATTGATGCCTTTGAAAAATTGTATCTCACAAAACTACTCACAAAGTATACGGGAGACATAGTTAGTGCTTCAGTGAAGGCAGGTAAGAGCCGTACTGCCTTCTGGAACCTCCTCAGAAAACACAACCTCTCACCAAAGCAGTTCCAGCCCTCGAAACAAAAGGTAAAGACAAAATAATTGAAGTGAAAGAACTTTTTACGACTGATTCCATTCTGATATACTAAAACCGATTTGGTTTTCGTTTTACTGAAAACCAAATCTTGGTGAAGGTATACTCGTTCAATTTTATACCGGATTTCATCCGAAAACCATTATGAGATGAGTATATTAAACCATGAAATCTCTGCATTATCAATTGAAATATCATGTTAGAGTATCTCATGTAAAACAAATTTAAATAAAAAAACTCAATCTTTGTGCCTTCGTGTCTTTGTGCGAGAATTAGCAATTTAAAATAACTTCTTTTCCTTCGCATCTGAAATCTATTTTATTATTATATTTTCTCACCCTTCGTGTATTTCGTGGTTAATCCTGAAGAACTCACACTACAATCGTCACAATTTTATGACGGATCAACGCATCTTAAAAAACCATTATTTCTTTAACACTAAATAAGGCAACATGTTAAGTGTTTGGCCTCTGGTTTGCTCTTGTATAAATAAAGAATATACAGAATATCAACATGTAATTGCTGTATCAAAGCATTTTTTCTTATATGGTCTTTTAATAAAAAATTCCAAGATCGTCAAGCGTAACTCGTAAATCTTAAAATTCTTAACCTGGTTTATTTAGCATAGGGTGGACACAGTGAATAAAAAACAGGAAGAAATAGCAAGAATTATCGTGGACTATATACGCAAGCATCCAGATGCCAGGGATACATTAGAGGGTATTGCGAGATGGTGGTTACATTTAGAAAAGATTGAAAGTTCGGTAGATGACGTTTCGATCGCTTTGGAAAGTTTAATCAAGGAAGGCGTTATTGAAAGACAGTTAAAAGATGGTTATAAGCCCATCTACAGGATTATTAAGAAGACTTAATTCAATCTTGGCTACTTTTTGATAAATATAAATCTCACATAAAAATCTAATCAACATACAAAAAATTATTAGTATGGATTTATATCATGTTACGAGCAATATTTTTTATAAAGTTGGTACTCACAGGGCGGAGCTGTGTCATAAACATTAAAAAAAACTATTTACGATTTTTATTGTAATGTGAGATTTGGAATTTATTGGTTTCTGTATGGTTCTAACTCATCAAGTTTAGGGAATATTGATAGTGATTACATTTTGAATGTATTTTCGGATAAATACATCCGTATGACTTAAAAAATTGATTTTCTTTTCAAGGCTGTCAATCTTGATGAGCGGCATGGAAAAACCTTTTATGCGTGGTAAAGACTATGGTGAGCCACAAAAAGTTTTAAGCGAAGAAGTCGCAAATTACCCGCGAGATATTAGCCTGTCTGGCTGAGCGTCCTGACGCGCAGTCACTGGAGGGAATTGCAGAATGTTGGTTGCTGGAGCGAAAGATCAAGCATAAAACAGCCGAGGTGAAGAAAGAGCTTTCTGAGCTTGTGGAGAAGGGGTATTTTGTTGAGTATGAAGAGGAAAATGCGCATGTCTGTTATCGAATAAACCGGAATAAGTATGAAGAAATAAAGGCAATAAGTGACAAACAAAAACAGAACGATAAGGGCAAACCCTGAGTGATCTGGGGGAGAAGGTAAGAGGGCCTTATTGGTCATTAAACTGTTTGAGCAGCTTAAGCAGTTTAATAGAAGTCAGTCTTACTGCAGAAAATAAGATAAAAGATAAAGCTTTTTTATTTTATGAGTTATGAATCAAAAATGGTTGTGGCCTAAAATTCATGTTAAGAGGCTTCATCGCTTTGGCTATTAGTGTACACACATGATAGAAAGGAATCAAGATGATAAGTGTAAATCGCCGATTTTACTATGGGGCAAACATAGCTCTTATGATATTGCTGGCTATCTCAATGACAGGATGCCCCACGTGCCAGTTTGGTAGAGAGATCGTGATTCCGTCTTCGGACAGGACAGACCCAACTATTACAATGGCTTTTTTGTTGCCTGACGGAAACACCGTGTCCGTAACACCAGGTTCTACCATCACGAGAGTCGCCGTACCCGGTGGAGGCACCGTTCTGGTTAGTGCAACAGCACAAGATGACGAAGGGGTTCGAGATGCTCAAATCTGGGCCGCCAGCATTACTTGGACGACAGACCCCATTGCTGGAATTACAACTGTGTCGGGACCTGGGCTTCTTGGTCGTCCGACAGCGAGCAGCAGAGATAGTGACGGTCCAGGTCAGGTGGGATGCACTTCACGTGTTGCGCTTCAGAGTCTGGAAGTTCGAAAAACATCTCGTGGGGGTGTATCCTACGAAGTACACGCAAGTGGAGTCAATTTTGGTGGTAGGACCGTCAGTACACCTAGTGTTAAACTTGAGGCTCAGTGATTATGAATCGGAGCGTGGCTGATAGTATAGTGTTTTAGATGTTATTGTGTCCTTAAAAAATTGTATGCTAGCGAAAGATTAAAACAGCCAAAGTGAAGAAAGAGCTTTCTGAGCTTATGAAGAATGTAGCAGAATTAACTTTATTGTTGCCATGGCAGTTGATTGAACCCCGAGGGCCAGAATGCTTTCACATGCATTGATTATTGTAAGGAACGAGTTGAATAAACATTTTGCAGACAGCTATGGATCTGGCGCTTCACAGGTAGAATTAAGAAACATAGCAGAGGGGTTTTCAACTACAGGTAACGGTAGTAGCGAAAGAGACAGGCTTTACTTATCAGTCGTGAATATTAAAGAAGAAAAAACCCTGAAGAATCTACCAAATTATACACGAAACGATGCAACGCTCAGAGCCGTTTATGAAAATCCACCTGTTTTTCTCAATTTTTTGATTCTGATGGCAGCAACTCACACGAATTACACCAATGCACTATCGATATTATCGAGGGTAATACGTTTTTTCCAGTTCAAAAATGTATTCACCCAAGATGATGTTTCTCCTGATTCTATAACGGCTTCGGGCATAATAAATCCTCTCGATCAATTAGAAGATTTCAAGCTTATTTTTGATTTGTATTCTCCAACCATGGAGGAAGTGAACCATCTATGGGGTACACTGGGGGGGAAACAGTACCCTTTTGTTCTGTATACGCTTAGAATGCTTGAACTGAAGTTCAAAGCGGTTCAAAGCGAAAGCGGGCTTATCACTGAAGTTGTCAGTAATTTCCATCAAAAGAAAACGGCAGCAACTTAATATGGCTGAGCGCATTGGAAACGGTTATAAACGGTTATTTGAAATACGGTTGCTCCACCATTACTGGCTGGATGATGGGGCTACGGTGTTCGATTTAATATCAACACAGGAACAACGAGACAAACGTTTGCTGTCATATGACATGCGCCGGTTCCTTTCGGTGTCGCCGACAGCCTCAACTTCAAAGTCTCTCAGGGGTTTGGGATGTGTGTATAAGAACACGGCCTTGGGGTGTGTGGTTGCGGTTCCGCAAGATGTGGTGGTTCCTGTTGAAACG is drawn from Candidatus Scalindua sp. and contains these coding sequences:
- a CDS encoding type II toxin-antitoxin system RelE/ParE family toxin, with translation MKYSFHPDARRELFEAINYYDECQEGLGFEFAGEIYSTIQRIVHFSEAWSKSSKNTRKCLTNRFPYGVIYQIAEKEIIIIAIMQLNRKPNYWEKRIK
- a CDS encoding addiction module protein translates to MATKTNELFSLVESLPVDIKTKLIEKILNSLHPSQKEIDELWAKEAEKRVKDIKTGKIKTISGKEVFKEIHKRFNK
- a CDS encoding sigma-54 dependent transcriptional regulator — protein: MTRRSVAFPEGKMVECSYDLQKEREAAKKSLKRDFGFNRIVGESKVIRKLLDDIKRISSCDVNVLITGESGTGKELFARAVHYISSRTGKPFIPVNCGAIPENLFENELFGHVKGAFTDASFKQTGLVKEAEGGTLFLDEIGTINPYIQIKLLRLLQESEYKPLGHSMHLKADIRVITATNMDLAKLVEKHEFREDLFYRLKVVPFHIPPLRERQDDIPILIKHFVEKYSREYDKPIKEISKEAMKSLLLYPWPGNIRELENKIQQLVVMASSSVIRDRDIQLPSSESKSLEADLELFKVAKQKAIDAFEKLYLTKLLTKYTGDIVSASVKAGKSRTAFWNLLRKHNLSPKQFQPSKQKVKTK
- a CDS encoding DUF4255 domain-containing protein, yielding MLSHALIIVRNELNKHFADSYGSGASQVELRNIAEGFSTTGNGSSERDRLYLSVVNIKEEKTLKNLPNYTRNDATLRAVYENPPVFLNFLILMAATHTNYTNALSILSRVIRFFQFKNVFTQDDVSPDSITASGIINPLDQLEDFKLIFDLYSPTMEEVNHLWGTLGGKQYPFVLYTLRMLELKFKAVQSESGLITEVVSNFHQKKTAAT